In the Salinirubrum litoreum genome, one interval contains:
- a CDS encoding SDR family oxidoreductase gives MDLGLDGETVLVTASSSGLGRGCAESLVAEGANVTICGRDAARLADAESVVADAGPGDVLAVQADVTDPDSVENLVDATVAEYGGIDHLVTSAGGVPPGGFADLSDKQWYGAYDTLVMSLVWTVREAYPHLAESDAGSITCITSTSVREAIDDLLLSNAVRRGVIGLVKTVSREFAPQVRANAVLPGAHETARIEELIEAAIDRGEFADYEEGLADWASDIPLNRIGDPRELGDTVAFLASDRASFVNGVALPVDGGRLRS, from the coding sequence ATGGACCTCGGACTCGACGGCGAGACGGTACTGGTGACGGCAAGTTCCAGCGGTCTCGGCCGGGGCTGTGCCGAGTCGCTGGTCGCCGAAGGCGCGAACGTGACAATCTGTGGCAGGGACGCGGCGCGACTCGCAGACGCAGAGTCAGTCGTCGCCGACGCAGGCCCCGGTGACGTGCTGGCGGTGCAGGCCGACGTGACCGACCCCGATTCGGTCGAAAACCTCGTGGACGCGACGGTCGCCGAGTACGGCGGTATCGACCACCTCGTCACCTCGGCCGGTGGCGTCCCGCCGGGCGGCTTCGCGGACCTCTCGGACAAGCAGTGGTACGGCGCGTACGACACACTCGTCATGAGCCTCGTCTGGACCGTCCGCGAGGCGTACCCCCACCTCGCCGAGAGCGACGCGGGGTCGATCACCTGCATCACCTCGACGAGCGTCCGGGAGGCCATCGACGACCTGCTCCTCTCGAACGCGGTCAGACGCGGCGTGATCGGCCTCGTGAAGACCGTCTCCCGGGAGTTCGCGCCCCAGGTACGCGCGAACGCGGTCCTGCCGGGTGCTCACGAGACGGCCCGTATCGAGGAGTTGATCGAGGCCGCCATCGACCGAGGCGAGTTCGCCGACTACGAAGAAGGGTTGGCCGACTGGGCGAGCGACATCCCGCTGAACCGGATCGGCGACCCGCGCGAACTCGGCGACACCGTGGCGTTTCTCGCCAGCGACCGGGCGAGTTTCGTGAACGGCGTCGCGCTCCCGGTTGACGGCGGCCGACTCAGAAGCTGA